The Brassica oleracea var. oleracea cultivar TO1000 chromosome C7, BOL, whole genome shotgun sequence sequence TTTGATTTGACCATCTCTCAAGAATTTTACTAACTATGTGTATTGATATGTATGCAATCAGTCTCTTAAGATTTCTATTTGACTGTTTTGTTTGGTTTATGACATGAAAAGAAATTTAATTATTTATTGACCGGAAAAAGAAACTTATAATAAATTAGGTTAATGACATTGACTCCCATTCTCTATAGAAATTGCATACTTTAAGCTTTTTAGTGGACTTAAACTCGTGTTAATATAGGATTTAGGCTATAGAGCATGTTTAATGGGGGTTCTTATAGTGGGGTTCTTACCGGAATATAAGAATCCGTCTCTTAACTTTTAACTAAAAAAGCTAAGAACCGGTTCTTAAATACTCTTAAATAATATCTAAGAACCGGTTCTTACCTTTTTTTTAGTTAAAAGTTAAGAGACGGATTCTTATATTCCGCTAAGAACCCCCACCCTAAAAACCCCCATTAAACATGATCATAAGCCTAAACAGGGGAACTCATTATTAAATTATAGGTTTGCCAATATATAATCACTTTGACAGTTCATAACCCTAATATCTTATGAAATCATTTAATAAGTTTCTTTTCTTTTATTTTAGGGTGGAGAGTTTTATTGAACATCAAGATAACTGTTCCGTACGGAATGTTCACCATGAACCGCCGCCACCGCCACAAACCGCCGCCATTATCACGGCCTGCTCCTCTAGAACCGCCTCAACTGCAAGCACTCCATCTAGCGAAACGAATTACGGTGGTGCGGTTACGGCTGCGACTCCTCTACCTCTAGAAGGACGTCCAATTCATATCAGAAGCTCATCTTTAACGCCTTTAGTTCTCAACAACTCATCAAATCTCAACCTCGAACTTCAGCTCCTTCCATTGACGCCAAATCTAAACCCTAATCAAGAATACCAACAACACAAAGTTAAAGAACCATCTCTTCATCATCATCATCATAATCATGATACCACAAACTTAAACCTCTCCATTGCTCCATCATCATCATCATATCATCATTACAACAACTTTGATCGCATAAAAGAACTAATGGCGAGTGAACAGATCATGAAGGAGAAAGCTTATGCGGAGGAAGCTAAAAGAGAAGCAAAGATACAACGAGAGATAGCGGAAAATGAGTTTGCGAATGCGAAGAAGATAAGGCAGCAAGCACAAACTGAGCTTAAGAGAGCTAAGCTTTTAAAGGAACAATCTATGAAGAAGATAAGCTCAACGATTATGCAAGTTACTTGTCAAACTTGTAAAGGACAGTTTCAAGCGACGGAAGAGACATCTCTTGTGGTGAGTTACATGTCGTCAGCGAATACGGACGGAGAGGGATCATAGAGTTTGAAAAGGGTTTTTATATATCGAAACTAAGAAAAACTAAACATTTTATCTGATATTTTTGTTTATTAAATTACGTGGTTTTCCTAGTATTCCTCTTACCATATTTTTACGTGATGGTTAAACATTGTAATCGCTACAAAATAAAAATTCCATGTCTCATAGAACCGTTTGCAGTATCATTTTAATTACCATTTACCATTTTAAGACTTTTTAACTGGCTATTTGTATAAATAACGTGGTTTTTAGCCTACGTCCACATATGAAAACTTGGTCAAATCTATAACTTTCGTGTATATTGAGTTATTTGTGCTTGTATGTCTACAATATTTTTCGTGAAGCTTAAACTGAGATAGTTCAAACATTTTACTGATGAAAGCAATCAAAGTAACAGGCTCCTTGACAAAAAAAAAAGTAACAGGCTAATAAAATCTATATGTAGCCAATAATTTATTGTTAGGTTTGGAAAAGGTTTTCACTTAAATTCTAAATTAAATACAAAATGTGTAAGCTAATTGCTTGGCATGAGTTTATATATACTGAGAGATGGAAAAAGTATTATGATGTCGTTTAAGGTCCGTGACCGTTACACTCATCGAGGTGCATAAACAAACATCGTTTCATCATTCGTTAGATTCGGACAAAAAGTGTTGATCTAATCATCTAATTCATGATAAAACAGTCCGACCTATTTTCGCTTATTGTTATTACACATTTTAGCAAATTTTCTATCTACTCATTTTCTTACAAATATACTCATTTATTGTCTCTTATTTTTCCACATATATTCCTAAAAATTCATTTCAGTTCAAATAAGAAAAAAATAAATAAAATAGGTTATTGTTATAAAAATAATGGAAAAATCTATCTATATTCATAACATAGAAGGTTCCTTATATAGGAGATTACACCGTCATAGATAAATGAAAAGATTACAAATCATAATCTTTTGATTATGAGTCATCCACAATCTGGTTCATAACACTCCCGCTTGGATGCCATAACCATTTAGAGCTTGTAATGTGCTTTAATGTTGTCTCATTAAAACCTTACCAGGAAAGCCCGATCGAGACAAAACTATGGTGAAGGAAAAAGAGTACAACACACATTATTCCCCCTGATTTGGACATTACTAAAGGTCCCTTGGACCTCTCCAATTTTATGCAATCTGTGGGTGATGAAGATCTCAGAATATGTTTCGTCCTCGAACATGATAGTTGGTTTTTCTTTACCATCGGTCATGCCACAATCTGATCGAACATATTGAGTCATCGACCTCAAATACACACACACGAAATCTTGGATGATGTTGCTGTAATATGCGT is a genomic window containing:
- the LOC106302184 gene encoding protein SHOOT GRAVITROPISM 5; this encodes MKTDQGAVVMLDDAASKKNTTNTRCVVFSSSDILLPSSENGVTTTKTSTQKRKRRPAGTPDPDAEVVSLSPRTLLESDRYICEICNQGVQRDQNLQMHRRRHKVPWKLLRRDNNIEVKKRVYVCPEPTCLHHDPCHALGDLVGIKKHFRRKHSNHKQWVCEKCSKGYAVQSDYKAHLKTCGTRGHSCDCGRVFSRVESFIEHQDNCSVRNVHHEPPPPPQTAAIITACSSRTASTASTPSSETNYGGAVTAATPLPLEGRPIHIRSSSLTPLVLNNSSNLNLELQLLPLTPNLNPNQEYQQHKVKEPSLHHHHHNHDTTNLNLSIAPSSSSYHHYNNFDRIKELMASEQIMKEKAYAEEAKREAKIQREIAENEFANAKKIRQQAQTELKRAKLLKEQSMKKISSTIMQVTCQTCKGQFQATEETSLVVSYMSSANTDGEGS